In Picosynechococcus sp. PCC 7002, the following are encoded in one genomic region:
- the eno gene encoding phosphopyruvate hydratase: MLDKSEAIIEAIDAREILDSRGRPTVEAEVRLESGAVGLAQVPSGASTGSFEAHELRDGDKARYGGNGVLKAVRNAKEKIAPELIGKDALDQTTVDYAMIARDGSDNKSNLGANAILAVSLAAAKAAAAELALPLYRYLGGPLANVLPVPLMNVINGGAHAANNVDFQEFMIVPVGASSFKEALRWGAEVFTALSKVLDSKGLLTGVGDEGGFAPNLGSNEEALEILVDSIKAAGYEPGTQVALALDIAASEFYADGQYTYDGTAHSPAEFIDYLTAMVEKYPIVSIEDGLHEDDWDSWTILTARIGHRVQLVGDDLFVTNKVRLQQGIEKKAGNAVLIKLNQIGTLTETLETIDLATRNGYQSVISHRSGETEDTTIADLAVATRAGQIKTGSLCRSERVAKYNRLLRIEDELGDRAVYAPKVGLGPQF; the protein is encoded by the coding sequence ATGCTGGACAAATCCGAAGCAATCATCGAAGCAATAGATGCTAGAGAAATTTTAGATTCCAGAGGTCGCCCCACCGTCGAGGCAGAAGTTCGTTTAGAAAGCGGTGCAGTAGGTCTCGCCCAAGTGCCCAGTGGAGCCTCTACCGGTAGTTTCGAAGCCCATGAACTGCGGGACGGAGACAAAGCCCGTTATGGCGGCAATGGGGTACTAAAGGCCGTGCGCAATGCGAAAGAAAAAATTGCCCCGGAACTGATCGGTAAAGATGCCCTTGACCAAACGACAGTTGATTACGCCATGATTGCCCGGGATGGCTCTGACAACAAATCTAATCTAGGGGCCAATGCCATTTTGGCGGTATCCCTCGCGGCGGCAAAAGCGGCAGCAGCGGAACTCGCCCTACCCCTCTATCGTTATCTCGGTGGCCCTTTGGCTAATGTCCTCCCCGTGCCCTTGATGAACGTGATCAATGGCGGTGCCCACGCCGCTAATAACGTTGATTTCCAAGAATTTATGATCGTGCCGGTGGGGGCCAGTTCCTTTAAAGAAGCACTCCGTTGGGGAGCGGAAGTTTTTACTGCCCTGAGCAAGGTACTTGACAGCAAAGGTTTACTAACAGGTGTCGGTGATGAGGGCGGATTTGCCCCTAACCTAGGCTCTAACGAAGAAGCCCTCGAAATTCTCGTGGATTCGATCAAAGCGGCGGGCTATGAACCCGGTACACAGGTGGCCCTCGCCCTCGACATTGCCGCCAGTGAATTTTACGCCGATGGTCAGTACACCTACGACGGTACAGCCCACAGTCCGGCAGAATTTATCGACTACCTGACGGCGATGGTCGAAAAGTACCCAATTGTTTCCATTGAGGATGGCCTCCATGAAGATGATTGGGATAGCTGGACAATTTTGACCGCGCGCATCGGCCACAGGGTACAACTGGTTGGAGATGACTTGTTTGTTACCAACAAGGTGCGACTCCAACAGGGCATTGAGAAAAAAGCAGGCAATGCGGTGTTGATTAAGCTCAACCAAATCGGCACCCTTACCGAAACCCTCGAAACCATCGATCTGGCGACCCGCAATGGCTATCAGTCCGTGATTAGTCACCGCTCTGGGGAAACGGAAGATACCACCATCGCTGATCTGGCGGTGGCAACCCGTGCTGGCCAAATTAAAACCGGTTCCCTCTGCCGTAGTGAGCGGGTAGCGAAATACAATCGCTTACTCCGCATCGAGGATGAACTTGGCGATCGCGCAGTTTATGCCCCTAAAGTTGGTCTTGGCCCCCAATTCTAA
- the rbfA gene encoding 30S ribosome-binding factor RbfA, producing the protein MANSRRVSKVSSLIKREVSLMLMQDIKDDRVGAGMVSITEVEVSGDLQHAKIFVSIYGSEEARAETMEGLRASQGFVRRTLGQRIRLRRSPEVLFIEDRSLEEGDRMIHLINQLEIKDPEELEAQESEEMV; encoded by the coding sequence ATGGCAAATAGTCGACGGGTATCGAAGGTTTCTTCGCTAATCAAGCGGGAAGTGAGTTTGATGCTCATGCAAGATATTAAAGATGACCGAGTTGGGGCGGGCATGGTGAGCATTACTGAAGTGGAAGTGTCTGGGGACTTGCAGCACGCCAAGATTTTTGTGAGCATCTACGGTTCCGAGGAAGCCCGGGCCGAAACGATGGAAGGACTGCGGGCCAGCCAAGGATTTGTGCGTCGTACCCTAGGTCAACGGATTCGCCTGCGGCGATCGCCAGAGGTTTTATTCATTGAAGACCGTTCCCTTGAAGAGGGAGACCGGATGATCCATCTCATTAACCAACTAGAAATTAAGGATCCAGAGGAACTAGAAGCCCAAGAATCCGAGGAAATGGTGTAG
- a CDS encoding glycoside hydrolase family 3 N-terminal domain-containing protein encodes MAPLPPVESLSLRQAIAQMIVVRGAGYLFDYERPYPQWEADQTTLQRWIEAGIGGVILLGGSAAEVAQKTKQLQSWAEIPLLIAADIEEGVGQRFRGATEFPPPMAFGEIWRTDPHQAIALAETMGATTAQEALSLGINWVLAPVLDVNNNPHNPVINIRAFGETPDQVSALGTAFIRGAQQYAVLTTAKHFPGHGDTATDSHLALPTISHDDTRLNTVELPPFKAAIQGGVDAVMNAHLMIPAWDQQYPATLSPAILTGQLRHKLGFKGLIVTDALVMGGITQFAAPDTVVVQAIAAGADILLMPPDVDGAIIAIETAIKTGQLSESRIYESVERIWQAKQKILTATPSTFPQGISGDRPETRKTVAMVLERATKHQKSLVKISSFPDNFARNLIVVDSVLKSPFLRPNCPAIAIPQRHGYAAEIVELKTLPRLQLEAIPTLIQCFLRGNPFTEKLADPIDVLQKIAAQIPLQGVIFYGSPYFLEALQTTLPEIPWWFSYGQMAIAQAEICTSLWEEAPQAAPSAAEFI; translated from the coding sequence ATGGCTCCCCTCCCCCCGGTTGAATCCTTGTCTCTCCGCCAGGCGATCGCCCAGATGATCGTTGTGCGGGGGGCAGGCTATCTATTTGACTACGAACGCCCCTACCCCCAGTGGGAAGCTGATCAAACGACCCTACAACGCTGGATCGAGGCGGGGATCGGTGGCGTAATTCTTCTGGGTGGGAGTGCCGCCGAGGTAGCCCAGAAAACCAAGCAATTGCAGAGTTGGGCCGAAATTCCCCTCCTGATTGCCGCAGATATCGAAGAAGGGGTCGGCCAACGGTTTCGCGGTGCGACGGAATTCCCGCCTCCCATGGCTTTCGGTGAGATTTGGCGCACAGATCCCCACCAGGCGATCGCCCTTGCAGAAACCATGGGTGCAACTACGGCCCAGGAAGCCCTCAGCCTTGGCATCAATTGGGTTTTGGCCCCGGTGCTGGATGTGAATAACAATCCCCACAACCCGGTGATCAACATCCGTGCCTTCGGGGAAACGCCGGATCAGGTGAGTGCCTTGGGTACTGCGTTTATCCGGGGGGCGCAACAATATGCTGTTTTAACGACAGCGAAACATTTTCCGGGCCATGGGGACACGGCAACTGATTCCCACCTCGCGCTCCCCACCATTTCCCACGATGACACGCGCTTAAATACCGTCGAACTGCCTCCCTTCAAGGCCGCTATCCAAGGGGGCGTAGATGCGGTGATGAATGCCCACCTCATGATCCCCGCTTGGGATCAACAATATCCAGCAACCCTTTCGCCAGCAATTCTTACGGGCCAACTGCGGCACAAGCTGGGGTTTAAAGGGTTAATTGTCACCGATGCGTTGGTCATGGGAGGAATTACCCAGTTTGCGGCTCCTGATACCGTTGTTGTCCAGGCGATCGCCGCTGGGGCGGATATTCTCCTGATGCCTCCCGATGTGGACGGAGCGATTATTGCCATCGAAACGGCGATCAAAACAGGTCAACTTTCAGAAAGTCGCATCTATGAATCCGTAGAACGAATTTGGCAGGCCAAGCAAAAAATCCTTACGGCAACACCATCAACTTTTCCCCAGGGGATCAGCGGGGATCGCCCGGAAACGAGAAAAACCGTTGCCATGGTGCTGGAAAGAGCGACTAAACATCAAAAATCCCTCGTAAAAATATCAAGTTTTCCTGACAATTTTGCGCGCAACTTAATTGTGGTGGATTCAGTTTTAAAAAGCCCTTTTTTGCGTCCCAATTGTCCGGCGATCGCCATTCCCCAACGCCACGGTTATGCCGCTGAAATTGTCGAATTAAAAACGCTCCCTCGCCTGCAGTTAGAAGCGATCCCTACCCTTATCCAGTGTTTTCTTCGGGGTAATCCCTTTACAGAAAAACTGGCAGATCCCATCGATGTTCTCCAAAAAATTGCCGCCCAAATACCGTTACAGGGCGTTATCTTTTACGGTAGTCCCTACTTCCTCGAAGCTTTACAAACGACTTTGCCAGAAATTCCCTGGTGGTTTAGCTATGGTCAAATGGCGATCGCCCAAGCCGAAATCTGTACATCCCTCTGGGAAGAAGCGCCCCAAGCGGCTCCCAGCGCCGCCGAATTCATTTAA
- a CDS encoding DUF4327 family protein, with translation MTTTTMPPASPTPKHFSIEMLKDEARQLVESGTVDCCQPIYVLCQFIPAREWVCVECELERNGFLLRDQIADLNPAQCWSDD, from the coding sequence ATGACCACCACGACAATGCCTCCGGCGTCTCCTACCCCAAAACATTTTTCTATTGAAATGCTCAAGGACGAAGCCCGTCAGTTGGTCGAATCAGGAACAGTAGACTGCTGCCAGCCCATTTATGTCCTCTGTCAGTTCATTCCAGCCCGGGAATGGGTTTGCGTAGAATGTGAACTTGAACGAAATGGTTTTCTTCTCCGGGATCAAATTGCGGATCTAAATCCAGCCCAATGCTGGTCTGATGACTAA
- a CDS encoding DUF4327 family protein, with protein MTQSVFALRSPFFFSLGQIRDEVKQLVEQNRISRQQPLYSLCEYIPPREWHCIEVELERCGFLLRDCIGDLLGAERWEND; from the coding sequence ATGACTCAATCTGTCTTTGCATTGCGATCGCCTTTCTTTTTTTCATTGGGACAAATTCGCGATGAAGTAAAACAATTAGTCGAGCAAAATCGCATCAGTCGTCAACAGCCTCTCTATAGCCTTTGTGAATATATTCCTCCCCGCGAGTGGCACTGCATCGAAGTCGAGCTAGAACGCTGCGGCTTTCTTCTCCGGGACTGCATCGGGGATTTGTTAGGGGCAGAGCGATGGGAGAACGATTAA
- a CDS encoding heavy-metal-associated domain-containing protein, with translation MEFTITVPTIACEVCGQTITKAIQNHDQKAQVAVDIPSKVVSIQTTLSETALKNIITEAGHTPA, from the coding sequence ATGGAATTTACAATTACTGTGCCGACAATCGCTTGTGAAGTCTGCGGTCAAACCATTACAAAAGCCATCCAAAATCATGATCAAAAGGCCCAAGTTGCCGTCGATATTCCCAGTAAAGTAGTTTCGATTCAGACAACGCTTTCTGAAACGGCCTTAAAAAACATTATTACCGAAGCAGGCCATACTCCCGCCTAG
- a CDS encoding peptidoglycan-binding domain-containing protein, producing the protein MSARQTVLNLGLSTALILASSLGLSPLVSAQSPRPELRIGSTGTVVQELQTTLRLLGYYSGETTGTYDEATVIAVYQFQKAAQIPQTGVMDRTTWETLFPISAANLPVAEEQAPTPTASSPTTAQNETPATPAQEATDAEAAPSSSTNQTATSTDPDTLPLLKEGMEGDSVKLLQTRLQALGYYTGRIDGIFGPNTRIAVIAAQTALKLDGDGIVGAQTWRKLLN; encoded by the coding sequence ATGTCTGCGCGTCAAACCGTTTTAAATTTAGGTCTATCGACGGCTCTGATTTTAGCAAGCAGCCTCGGTCTTAGCCCCCTGGTCAGCGCCCAATCTCCCCGACCAGAATTGCGCATTGGCAGTACGGGGACTGTGGTTCAGGAGCTGCAAACCACCCTGCGACTGCTGGGCTACTACAGCGGCGAAACCACGGGTACCTATGACGAAGCGACGGTGATCGCAGTCTACCAATTTCAAAAGGCGGCCCAAATCCCCCAGACCGGAGTCATGGATCGCACCACTTGGGAGACATTATTTCCGATTTCGGCGGCGAATTTACCCGTTGCTGAGGAACAAGCCCCAACTCCAACAGCCAGTAGCCCAACAACAGCCCAGAACGAAACCCCTGCAACCCCAGCCCAGGAAGCAACTGATGCCGAGGCAGCTCCCAGCTCCAGCACAAATCAAACGGCCACCAGCACAGATCCAGATACGCTGCCCCTGTTAAAGGAAGGCATGGAAGGGGATTCGGTGAAACTTTTGCAAACTCGCCTGCAAGCATTGGGCTATTACACAGGCCGTATCGATGGTATTTTTGGCCCGAATACTCGCATCGCTGTCATTGCGGCTCAAACTGCCTTGAAATTAGATGGAGATGGCATTGTTGGTGCTCAAACCTGGCGTAAGTTACTAAACTAA
- a CDS encoding M16 family metallopeptidase: protein MVASPASPQMTHRTVLKNGITLIVTENPVADLVAARLFFPQAGGRWESLDQAGLFHLLAAVITKGTSRYSAVEIAEQIESIGASLGASASNDYVALSLKTVTKDFYTIFKLAAEILREPTFPPEEVELERKITLQNIRSQMEQPFNVAYDLLRSQMYPQHPYGQSILGTAETVARFTAADLQQAHQTHFRPDNLVISLSGRLTLEQAEAIVEQTLGDWQNPTTPLPSLEIAPLQPQGGVWTKEKESQQAIIILGYLTGTVADDDFFALKLLSTYLGNGLSSRLFVELREKQGLAYDVSAFFPTRLSQSQFITYIGTAPQNTAIALNGLHQEIQRLVTAPLSEADLQIAKNKLLGQYALGKQTNAELAQIFGWYESIGLGIDFDQAFQHHVEKITTTETHQAAQRHFHHPYVSVVGSQTALSLIEDLQLS from the coding sequence ATGGTTGCTAGCCCCGCATCTCCCCAAATGACCCACCGCACCGTCCTCAAAAATGGCATTACCCTAATTGTGACGGAAAATCCTGTGGCAGACTTGGTGGCAGCGCGCTTATTTTTTCCCCAGGCGGGCGGACGCTGGGAATCCCTCGACCAAGCGGGGCTATTTCATCTCTTGGCAGCAGTGATCACGAAGGGAACAAGCCGTTACAGTGCCGTTGAAATTGCCGAGCAGATTGAATCCATCGGGGCGAGCCTCGGCGCGAGTGCGTCCAACGATTATGTGGCCCTGAGTCTCAAAACCGTCACAAAGGATTTTTATACAATTTTCAAGCTAGCAGCAGAAATCCTCCGGGAACCGACTTTCCCCCCCGAAGAAGTAGAGTTAGAGCGCAAAATTACCCTACAAAATATCCGTTCCCAAATGGAGCAGCCCTTTAATGTGGCCTATGACCTCCTCCGGAGCCAGATGTATCCCCAGCATCCCTACGGCCAATCTATTTTAGGGACGGCAGAAACGGTGGCGCGATTCACGGCTGCAGATTTACAACAGGCCCACCAAACCCATTTCCGGCCAGACAATTTGGTGATTAGCCTCTCCGGTCGGCTGACCCTCGAACAGGCAGAGGCAATCGTGGAACAAACCTTGGGGGATTGGCAAAACCCGACAACGCCGCTACCAAGCTTAGAAATTGCGCCCCTACAGCCCCAGGGAGGGGTGTGGACAAAGGAAAAAGAGAGTCAACAGGCGATCATTATCTTGGGTTATCTGACGGGAACGGTGGCCGATGATGATTTTTTTGCCTTGAAACTCCTCAGCACTTATTTGGGTAATGGACTATCTAGTCGGCTGTTTGTGGAATTGCGAGAAAAACAAGGGCTTGCCTATGACGTGTCGGCGTTTTTTCCCACGCGCTTGAGTCAATCCCAATTTATTACCTACATTGGTACGGCCCCCCAAAATACGGCGATCGCCTTGAATGGATTACACCAAGAAATCCAACGGCTGGTGACGGCTCCCCTGTCGGAAGCGGATTTGCAAATTGCGAAGAATAAACTCCTCGGCCAGTATGCCCTGGGGAAACAGACCAATGCTGAATTGGCACAAATTTTTGGCTGGTATGAGAGCATTGGCCTCGGCATCGACTTTGATCAAGCTTTCCAGCACCACGTCGAAAAGATTACAACGACGGAAACCCACCAGGCAGCCCAACGTCATTTTCACCATCCCTATGTGTCGGTGGTGGGCTCCCAAACGGCCCTTTCCCTGATCGAAGATCTTCAGCTATCGTAA
- a CDS encoding biotin--[acetyl-CoA-carboxylase] ligase yields MFHSDAIQGALSDLLACETTLPIEVFPELDSTNALLWQRYQAQCTMPRVAIASTQTAGRGQWGRTWISAPGGLYLSVLLPIELEPQLAYGLTLASVWGIVEMFQQQGLPVQIKWPNDLLLQNKKLGGIKTETKVSQGKISAAVVGVGINYRNPVPPTGINLEQFWQGELKIKGDRLAALVIAGILQGTQKLARNSIENILPGYLKHLKNLGEIITYEGHQGIITGVNQKGELLVKLSAPGASSIVKIPPGQISLGYL; encoded by the coding sequence GTGTTCCATTCTGACGCGATTCAAGGGGCCTTGAGTGATCTTCTTGCCTGTGAAACGACACTTCCCATCGAAGTTTTCCCGGAGCTTGACTCGACCAACGCGCTCCTGTGGCAACGGTATCAAGCACAATGCACAATGCCTAGGGTGGCGATCGCCTCAACCCAGACAGCGGGGCGGGGCCAGTGGGGACGCACCTGGATTTCTGCTCCGGGGGGACTCTACTTATCAGTTTTGTTGCCCATTGAATTAGAGCCTCAATTAGCCTATGGCTTAACCCTAGCCAGCGTTTGGGGCATTGTTGAAATGTTCCAACAGCAAGGGCTTCCCGTACAAATTAAATGGCCCAATGATCTTCTCTTGCAAAACAAAAAACTGGGGGGCATTAAAACCGAAACGAAAGTCTCCCAGGGGAAAATTAGTGCGGCTGTGGTCGGGGTCGGCATTAACTACCGAAACCCAGTTCCTCCAACGGGCATTAATCTCGAACAATTCTGGCAAGGGGAGTTGAAAATTAAAGGCGATCGCCTTGCGGCGTTGGTTATTGCCGGAATTCTGCAGGGGACGCAAAAACTAGCTCGAAATTCAATTGAAAATATATTGCCGGGCTATTTAAAGCACCTCAAAAACCTAGGCGAAATAATCACCTATGAAGGCCATCAAGGGATCATTACCGGGGTCAATCAAAAGGGCGAACTACTGGTTAAACTTAGCGCTCCCGGTGCCAGTAGCATTGTAAAAATTCCCCCTGGTCAAATTTCCCTCGGCTATCTGTAG
- a CDS encoding SDR family oxidoreductase has protein sequence MSTYLVTGANRGIGLEYCRQLKAQGDRVIAVCRTPSEELLQLGVTVKADVDLTNPDAVKQLAQDLQGETIDVLINNAGILERVDLDQLDVDSIRRQFEVNAIAPLRFTQALLANLKSGSKIILMTSRMGSIEDNTSGGSYGYRMSKVALSMAGKSLAIDLKPRGIAVGILHPGLVKTRMINFREDGISPTVAVEGLLARIEALNLDNTGTFWHANGEILPW, from the coding sequence ATGTCAACCTATCTCGTTACTGGCGCAAACCGGGGCATCGGCCTGGAATATTGCCGTCAACTCAAAGCCCAAGGCGATCGCGTGATTGCTGTTTGTCGGACGCCCTCTGAGGAACTGCTGCAACTGGGTGTAACGGTAAAAGCGGATGTGGATCTGACGAATCCCGATGCCGTCAAACAGCTTGCCCAAGATCTCCAGGGGGAAACTATTGATGTCTTGATTAACAACGCCGGGATTTTAGAACGGGTCGATTTAGATCAGCTAGATGTGGACAGTATTCGCCGTCAATTTGAAGTCAATGCGATCGCCCCGCTGCGTTTCACCCAAGCCCTTTTAGCGAATCTTAAATCTGGTTCAAAAATTATCCTGATGACCAGTCGCATGGGTTCCATTGAAGACAATACTTCCGGTGGTTCCTATGGCTATCGAATGTCAAAAGTCGCCCTTTCCATGGCCGGAAAATCCCTGGCGATCGATCTCAAACCCAGGGGAATTGCGGTGGGTATTTTACACCCTGGCCTCGTGAAAACGCGGATGATTAATTTCCGGGAAGATGGCATTAGCCCCACGGTGGCAGTCGAAGGGTTACTGGCCCGCATTGAAGCACTAAATCTCGATAATACAGGCACGTTTTGGCACGCCAATGGGGAGATTTTGCCCTGGTAA
- the msrP gene encoding protein-methionine-sulfoxide reductase catalytic subunit MsrP gives MVLFKVLPSYTLSENLVTTESVYWNRRKFIKTLLGAGVGIGLASCQSQDQQYSALRETLDLPKLDAIKNPDFRKIGDRPITKELFAGQYNNFYEFGGTKGIWQNAQNLPTKPWQVEVGGLVNNPQTYDIDDLKTKFPLEERIYRFRCVEAWSMVLPWIGFPMRELIKAVEPKTQAKFVRFTSYYDENVTYGPSFHLGNLPWPYTEGLRIEEMNNELAFFALGIYGHDLPKQHGAPLRMVIPWKYGFKGAKSIVKIEFLAEQPATYWNTIDGHEYKFEANVEPNVPHPRWSQATEKFIGNTPEFSWEMKETLPYNGYGEYVASLYS, from the coding sequence ATGGTGCTGTTTAAAGTCCTCCCCAGCTATACCCTTTCCGAAAATCTCGTCACCACCGAAAGCGTCTATTGGAACCGCCGCAAATTTATCAAAACTCTCCTGGGGGCTGGGGTGGGCATTGGTTTAGCGAGTTGTCAGTCCCAGGATCAGCAGTACAGCGCCCTCCGTGAAACTTTAGATTTGCCCAAACTAGACGCGATTAAAAATCCCGACTTCCGGAAAATTGGCGATCGCCCAATCACCAAAGAACTCTTCGCCGGTCAGTACAATAATTTCTACGAATTTGGCGGCACCAAAGGCATCTGGCAAAACGCCCAAAATCTCCCCACTAAGCCCTGGCAAGTAGAAGTGGGCGGCCTCGTGAACAACCCCCAAACCTATGACATCGACGATCTGAAAACAAAATTCCCCCTCGAAGAACGCATCTACCGCTTCCGTTGTGTCGAAGCCTGGTCGATGGTGCTGCCCTGGATTGGCTTTCCCATGCGCGAATTAATCAAAGCTGTCGAACCCAAGACCCAAGCAAAATTTGTCCGCTTCACCAGTTACTACGACGAGAATGTCACCTATGGCCCCAGTTTTCATCTGGGTAATTTGCCCTGGCCCTACACCGAGGGATTGCGCATTGAAGAGATGAATAACGAACTCGCTTTCTTTGCCCTAGGAATCTATGGCCACGATTTGCCGAAACAGCATGGTGCGCCTCTGCGGATGGTCATTCCCTGGAAATACGGCTTTAAGGGGGCAAAATCTATCGTCAAAATTGAATTTCTCGCGGAACAACCTGCCACCTACTGGAACACCATCGACGGCCACGAGTACAAATTTGAAGCCAACGTCGAGCCAAATGTGCCCCATCCCCGTTGGTCTCAGGCCACCGAAAAATTTATTGGCAATACCCCAGAATTTAGCTGGGAAATGAAGGAAACCCTACCCTACAACGGCTACGGAGAATACGTCGCCAGCCTCTACAGTTAG
- a CDS encoding MFS transporter: MKVFLQLQPEMRWNLGLLFLAALGFWLSMTSLLPVLPAYIQDLGATDQQVGFVMGCFAIGLLLARTRLGKMVDEQGRKRVILIGAVVVAIAPWGYIFLNSIPQMMVWRAFHGISIAAFTTGYSALVVDLAPERNRGEVISYMSLAIPVGMSIGPVLGGYLLGVVDYPWIFAASGLCGVGALLLASQTKESNPQVIAIDKNSLTPNQGETNRDYPELFRHKGLYIPSLIMLCIGLVFGVLVTFLPLYIRELGLNFNTGLFYGAAAISSFSSRILVGRASDTLGRGLFISGSLLCYAATMLILNHAISTPWFVVAGAVEGLGAGTLVPMMIALMSDRSSSAERGKVYSICIGGFDVGIALAGLLLGTVTQTVGYQGIFAIAAGLALFSFFIFLTQGNAKIGTSFKFALGRTGDRYAQKFLNQP; the protein is encoded by the coding sequence GTGAAGGTTTTTTTGCAGCTCCAGCCGGAAATGCGCTGGAATTTGGGCTTGTTATTTTTAGCGGCCCTGGGATTTTGGTTGAGTATGACCAGTTTATTACCGGTGCTCCCGGCCTATATCCAAGATTTGGGGGCAACGGATCAGCAGGTGGGCTTTGTGATGGGTTGCTTTGCCATCGGTCTGCTTTTGGCCCGCACCCGCCTCGGTAAAATGGTCGATGAGCAGGGTCGCAAACGGGTAATCCTCATTGGCGCTGTGGTGGTGGCGATCGCCCCTTGGGGATATATATTTTTAAATTCAATTCCCCAGATGATGGTGTGGCGAGCCTTCCATGGAATTAGTATCGCCGCTTTTACGACGGGTTACAGTGCCCTAGTGGTAGATTTGGCCCCAGAACGAAACCGGGGTGAGGTGATCAGTTACATGAGTTTGGCGATTCCGGTGGGGATGTCCATTGGGCCAGTGTTGGGGGGTTATCTCTTGGGGGTCGTCGATTACCCGTGGATCTTTGCGGCGTCGGGTCTGTGTGGGGTGGGGGCTTTGCTCCTGGCCAGTCAAACTAAAGAATCTAATCCCCAGGTGATCGCCATTGATAAAAATTCCCTGACGCCCAACCAAGGGGAAACCAACCGTGATTACCCGGAACTGTTTCGTCATAAGGGACTCTACATTCCTTCCTTGATTATGCTCTGCATTGGCTTGGTATTCGGCGTTTTAGTGACGTTTCTCCCCCTGTACATTCGGGAACTGGGCTTAAATTTCAATACCGGACTGTTCTATGGGGCGGCGGCCATTTCTAGTTTTAGTAGTCGTATCCTCGTGGGTCGGGCGTCGGATACCTTGGGGCGGGGTTTATTTATTAGCGGCAGTCTGCTCTGTTACGCCGCAACGATGCTGATCCTCAACCACGCTATCAGTACTCCCTGGTTTGTTGTGGCGGGGGCAGTGGAAGGTTTGGGGGCAGGGACTCTCGTGCCGATGATGATTGCGCTGATGTCGGATCGTTCTTCTAGTGCGGAACGGGGGAAGGTTTATTCTATTTGTATTGGCGGCTTTGATGTGGGGATTGCCCTGGCGGGTCTATTGCTCGGCACCGTCACCCAGACCGTCGGTTATCAAGGGATTTTTGCGATCGCCGCTGGGTTGGCCCTGTTTTCTTTCTTTATCTTCCTCACCCAAGGCAATGCCAAAATTGGTACTTCCTTTAAATTTGCCCTTGGGCGCACCGGCGATCGCTATGCCCAAAAATTTTTAAATCAGCCATAG
- a CDS encoding 2TM domain-containing protein, whose product MSAPQGPDTYQVEDIQAILQLAIARRDTDGELTRSQLEEIAADLGIPQTDLVAAEQTWLDLKVETSKKQEFNLYRRQRLKNRAIRFGIVNSFLVGLDTLDTGHPSWSLYVLLLWGLFFTLRSWRLWQTSGTDYETEFQKWDRKMQLKESVQTLWQKTQEFLKGIS is encoded by the coding sequence ATGAGCGCACCCCAAGGGCCCGACACCTATCAAGTTGAAGATATCCAAGCCATTCTCCAATTGGCGATCGCCCGCCGGGATACCGATGGCGAACTGACCCGCAGCCAACTCGAAGAAATTGCCGCTGACTTGGGCATTCCCCAAACCGACCTCGTCGCTGCCGAACAGACTTGGCTCGACCTCAAGGTTGAAACCAGCAAAAAGCAAGAATTCAATTTATATCGCCGTCAACGCCTCAAAAACCGCGCGATCCGTTTTGGTATCGTCAACAGCTTCCTCGTTGGCCTGGATACCCTCGATACCGGCCATCCCTCCTGGTCTCTGTATGTGCTGCTGTTGTGGGGACTCTTTTTTACTTTGCGGAGTTGGCGACTCTGGCAAACCAGCGGTACCGATTACGAAACCGAGTTTCAAAAATGGGACCGCAAAATGCAGCTCAAGGAATCTGTCCAAACTCTTTGGCAAAAAACCCAGGAATTTCTCAAGGGCATTTCCTAA